In Pseudomonas sp. Leaf58, one DNA window encodes the following:
- a CDS encoding TenA family protein, whose amino-acid sequence MTERFSQTLRRQSEPTWSAAVGHRFVTQLCDGSLPDPIMVSYLVQDHRFLDSFLTLLGAAIATADTFEARLRFGRFAGMISSDENTYFLRAFEALGVSPAQRSEPADTAPTAGFKAIMREAAATRSYAAALAVLNVAEGLYLDWALKAPKPMPGNFVHAEWITLHDNPAFQDFVAFLQAELDRVGRQEAALASDFYQRTVALELAFFDAVYPEDQ is encoded by the coding sequence ATGACCGAACGCTTCAGCCAGACCCTGCGCCGCCAGAGCGAGCCCACCTGGTCGGCGGCCGTTGGCCACCGCTTCGTGACCCAATTGTGCGACGGCAGCCTGCCGGACCCGATCATGGTCAGCTACCTGGTGCAAGACCACCGCTTCCTCGACAGCTTCCTGACCTTGCTGGGCGCAGCCATCGCCACTGCCGACACCTTCGAGGCGCGCCTGCGCTTCGGCCGCTTTGCCGGGATGATTTCCAGCGACGAGAACACTTACTTCCTGCGCGCCTTCGAAGCCTTGGGTGTTAGCCCCGCACAACGCAGCGAACCGGCTGATACCGCACCCACCGCAGGGTTCAAGGCAATCATGCGCGAAGCGGCGGCCACCCGGTCCTACGCGGCCGCGCTGGCGGTACTCAACGTTGCCGAAGGCCTGTACCTGGACTGGGCGCTGAAGGCGCCAAAGCCGATGCCCGGCAACTTCGTCCACGCCGAGTGGATCACCCTGCACGACAACCCGGCGTTCCAGGACTTCGTCGCCTTCCTGCAGGCCGAGCTCGACCGCGTTGGCCGGCAGGAAGCCGCGCTGGCGAGTGACTTCTACCAGCGCACCGTGGCGCTGGAGTTGGCTTTCTTCGACGCCGTTTACCCAGAGGACCAATAA
- a CDS encoding Ig-like domain-containing protein, whose translation MKTPLIRPTRHAFQLSSVTVLMVSLGLITAIASPLDDNSMPPPTDPSAYSDQPDDPTPALLNLSTLPEANEGSLELTDGAWGDRSTVTTDNVLPPLMQTSDRYPTNGKPSPLYGAQPFTQQLLLFEEFGPEKLDPTLPPPDLTFPVPTLGASPAQDPNVVARSGPSGTALEAFLKQPGLYPFPAQYSNVLDRNPWKAQIEMFLNRHPVGSPAEGRPPGKGWSHQRWNEFYPQAGFKTAQAGARINLGLRDRKQMHNYALGEFAPGGLYYQTSDIPTTLGTTKGIDTRFHPNFPLQNHKSLWTFDGTFPPKLLMVRYGQPILMRHYNALPIDPSANGGFGLHTISTHEHNGHSPAESDGFANAYFFPGQYYDYRWPVQLAGYDTINTRAQDPRAAFPCSPGETLFVNDASPGLKTCENGSIKIRGDWRETMSTHWFHDHMMDFTAQNVYKGNAVMMNYYSALDRGNEALQDGVNLRFPSGSAMPWGNRDYDVNLVVADKAWDANGQLWFNPFNTDGFLGDQILVNWQYQPKLKVRARSYRFRILNGSVSRYFKFAVVREIAGSSGEFKGPSGSNVSYARVPFHMIANDGNIMEHAVPFDGTMDLNGDGDTKDNNGILPLQGIAERYDIIINFAKNGIKAGDKLYFVNLEEHRTGKGPEGTISLADVLAEKYKAVIKQTSKGPVWDNGDPAVGKFLQLLVQPYTGQDLSMDPLAYEPAKPGKAAGLKMIPLPIDRNSATDQAKLKDARHREFIFGRSDGTDTTPWTIKTDGGFGYSMDPRRISAAPQLANQSTDGGFSGDGTLEVWKIINGGNGWSHPVHVHFEEGVILSRDGKAPPEWEKWARKDVYRIGPDADSSEEVEMAIRFREFAGTYMEHCHNTQHEDSSMLLRWDLEHPGQFQVMPTPLPGWDGVQYMASVGLPTFRTKGHDGTDDPANKPPVAANDSAATTAGKPVTLNVLANDTDPEGHLPLTVIGLTQPDSGQGIASTDGTTVTYTPPATVATPFTASFNYTARDAKGAESVAPATVSIAVSPLVAMDQIQVTSATVQVRSGNRYTWDLAGTTSVATGNSITVTAATTSGPLNLGAATLSTATSGARWRLSVTTTGVGPATPATVTVKSALGQSVTVPISIK comes from the coding sequence ATGAAAACACCCCTGATCCGCCCTACCAGGCACGCATTCCAGCTGTCCTCCGTCACTGTGCTGATGGTCAGTCTTGGGCTGATCACGGCCATCGCCTCCCCCCTTGACGACAACAGCATGCCCCCGCCGACCGACCCGTCGGCCTACTCCGACCAACCAGACGATCCGACCCCGGCATTGCTCAATCTGAGCACCTTACCCGAGGCCAATGAAGGCTCGCTGGAGCTGACTGATGGCGCTTGGGGCGACCGCAGCACGGTCACCACCGACAACGTGCTGCCGCCACTCATGCAAACCTCGGACAGGTACCCCACCAACGGCAAGCCCAGCCCGCTGTACGGTGCCCAGCCGTTTACCCAGCAATTGCTGCTGTTTGAAGAATTCGGCCCGGAAAAGCTCGACCCGACACTGCCACCACCCGACTTGACCTTCCCGGTCCCCACCCTGGGCGCGTCGCCAGCGCAAGACCCTAACGTAGTGGCCCGCAGCGGGCCCAGCGGCACTGCGCTGGAAGCGTTTCTCAAGCAGCCGGGCCTGTATCCATTCCCGGCCCAATACTCAAACGTGCTTGATCGCAACCCATGGAAGGCACAGATCGAGATGTTCCTCAATCGCCACCCCGTCGGTTCGCCGGCAGAAGGCCGGCCGCCAGGAAAAGGCTGGTCGCACCAGCGCTGGAACGAGTTTTATCCCCAGGCTGGGTTCAAGACCGCCCAGGCCGGCGCGCGCATCAACCTTGGCCTGCGTGACCGCAAACAAATGCACAACTATGCCCTTGGCGAATTCGCACCGGGCGGCCTGTACTACCAAACCTCCGACATCCCCACCACCCTGGGCACTACCAAGGGCATCGATACCCGCTTCCACCCGAACTTCCCGCTGCAAAACCACAAGTCGCTGTGGACCTTCGATGGCACCTTCCCGCCCAAGCTGCTGATGGTGCGCTATGGCCAGCCGATCCTGATGCGCCATTACAACGCCCTGCCGATCGACCCGTCGGCCAACGGCGGCTTTGGCCTGCACACCATCTCTACCCACGAGCACAACGGCCATTCGCCGGCCGAGAGCGACGGCTTTGCCAACGCTTACTTCTTCCCGGGCCAGTACTATGACTACCGCTGGCCGGTGCAACTGGCCGGTTACGACACCATCAATACCCGCGCCCAGGACCCCCGTGCCGCATTCCCCTGCTCGCCGGGCGAAACCCTGTTCGTCAACGACGCCTCGCCAGGCCTGAAAACCTGCGAAAACGGCAGCATCAAGATTCGCGGTGATTGGCGCGAAACCATGAGTACCCACTGGTTCCACGACCACATGATGGATTTCACGGCGCAGAACGTCTACAAAGGCAACGCCGTGATGATGAACTACTACAGCGCCCTGGACCGCGGCAACGAAGCCCTGCAGGATGGCGTCAACCTGCGCTTCCCGAGCGGCTCGGCCATGCCGTGGGGTAACCGTGACTACGACGTCAACCTGGTAGTCGCCGACAAGGCCTGGGATGCCAACGGCCAGCTGTGGTTCAACCCGTTCAACACCGATGGTTTCCTCGGCGACCAGATCCTCGTCAACTGGCAGTACCAGCCCAAGCTCAAGGTCCGCGCGCGCAGCTATCGCTTCCGCATCCTCAACGGTTCGGTGTCGCGCTACTTCAAGTTTGCCGTGGTGCGTGAAATTGCCGGTAGCAGTGGCGAGTTCAAGGGCCCTTCCGGCTCCAACGTGTCGTATGCCCGCGTGCCGTTCCACATGATTGCCAACGACGGCAACATCATGGAACACGCCGTGCCATTCGACGGCACCATGGACCTCAACGGCGACGGTGATACCAAGGACAACAACGGTATCCTGCCGCTACAAGGCATTGCCGAACGCTACGACATCATCATCAACTTCGCCAAGAACGGTATCAAGGCGGGCGACAAGCTGTACTTCGTCAACCTCGAAGAGCACCGTACCGGCAAAGGCCCTGAAGGTACGATCTCGCTGGCCGACGTGCTGGCCGAGAAATACAAGGCAGTCATCAAGCAGACCAGCAAGGGCCCAGTTTGGGATAACGGCGACCCCGCCGTCGGCAAGTTCCTGCAACTGCTGGTGCAGCCTTATACCGGCCAAGACCTGAGCATGGATCCGTTGGCCTACGAACCGGCCAAGCCGGGCAAGGCCGCAGGCCTGAAAATGATCCCGCTGCCGATTGACCGCAACTCGGCCACCGACCAGGCCAAGCTCAAGGATGCCCGCCATCGCGAGTTCATCTTTGGTCGCTCCGATGGCACCGACACCACCCCTTGGACCATCAAGACCGACGGCGGCTTTGGCTACAGCATGGACCCACGACGCATCAGCGCGGCGCCACAACTGGCCAACCAGTCCACCGATGGCGGCTTCAGCGGCGACGGAACCCTGGAAGTGTGGAAAATCATCAACGGCGGTAATGGCTGGAGCCACCCGGTGCATGTGCACTTCGAAGAAGGCGTGATCCTCAGCCGCGACGGCAAGGCACCGCCAGAATGGGAAAAATGGGCGCGCAAGGACGTCTACCGCATCGGCCCGGATGCCGACTCGTCGGAAGAAGTGGAAATGGCCATCCGCTTCCGCGAATTCGCCGGCACGTACATGGAACACTGCCACAACACCCAGCACGAGGACTCCTCGATGTTGCTGCGCTGGGACCTTGAGCACCCCGGCCAGTTCCAAGTTATGCCAACCCCGCTGCCGGGTTGGGATGGCGTGCAGTACATGGCTTCGGTTGGTCTGCCGACCTTCCGCACCAAGGGCCATGATGGCACCGACGACCCAGCCAACAAGCCTCCCGTCGCCGCCAACGACAGTGCTGCAACCACGGCGGGCAAGCCTGTCACCCTGAACGTGCTGGCCAACGACACCGACCCGGAAGGCCACCTGCCGCTGACTGTCATTGGCCTTACCCAGCCGGACTCCGGCCAGGGTATTGCCAGCACCGACGGCACCACGGTGACCTACACCCCACCGGCCACGGTCGCCACGCCGTTTACCGCCAGCTTCAACTACACGGCGCGGGACGCCAAGGGCGCCGAGTCGGTGGCACCGGCCACGGTCAGCATCGCGGTCAGCCCGCTGGTGGCGATGGACCAGATCCAGGTCACCAGTGCCACGGTGCAGGTACGCAGCGGCAACCGCTACACCTGGGACCTGGCCGGCACTACCTCGGTGGCCACCGGCAACAGCATCACCGTGACCGCAGCCACCACCAGTGGCCCGCTTAACCTGGGCGCTGCCACGCTGAGTACCGCTACCAGCGGCGCCCGCTGGCGGTTGTCGGTAACCACCACCGGCGTTGGCCCGGCCACGCCGGCCACGGTGACGGTGAAATCGGCGCTGGGGCAAAGCGTGACGGTGCCAATCAGCATCAAATAG